A part of Desulfobacter sp. genomic DNA contains:
- a CDS encoding TrkA family potassium uptake protein — MKQFAVIGIGNFGYYLAKRLYERGNEVMAVDIDPKQIQAVKDHVNQAVVADATDPEALKELGLEEFDTVILSTGSVLSNSILSALNLMELNLDNVYAKALSRAHGKILKKIGVPHIFFPEKDMAESMAERLHAPDLLDYLPFMKGYAIIKLPAPKKFHGQALSKLDLINKFGVQVIAVAEGEDKAPAMIPTGGFKVGPNHYLILLGPDKALDKLKRL; from the coding sequence ATGAAACAATTTGCAGTCATCGGCATCGGCAATTTCGGCTATTACCTGGCAAAGCGTCTCTATGAACGGGGCAACGAGGTCATGGCCGTGGACATTGATCCCAAACAGATCCAGGCCGTCAAGGACCATGTCAACCAGGCTGTGGTGGCCGACGCAACCGACCCGGAAGCGTTAAAAGAACTGGGCCTGGAGGAATTTGACACCGTCATCCTCAGCACCGGTTCAGTGCTGAGCAACTCCATTCTCTCGGCCCTGAATCTTATGGAGCTGAACCTGGACAATGTCTATGCCAAGGCCCTGAGCCGGGCCCACGGCAAAATCCTGAAAAAAATCGGGGTGCCCCATATCTTTTTTCCGGAAAAGGACATGGCCGAATCCATGGCCGAACGCCTCCACGCCCCGGATCTGCTGGATTACCTGCCCTTTATGAAAGGCTATGCCATTATCAAACTCCCGGCACCGAAAAAATTCCACGGCCAGGCCCTAAGCAAACTGGATCTCATTAATAAATTCGGGGTGCAGGTGATTGCCGTGGCCGAAGGAGAGGACAAGGCGCCGGCCATGATTCCCACCGGGGGATTTAAGGTGGGGCCCAATCATTACCTGATTCTTTTAGGCCCGGACAAGGCGCTGGACAAACTCAAACGCCTATAA
- a CDS encoding potassium-transporting ATPase subunit KdpA: protein MLKKRRKIQQTSRLSPAAMTIAGFLGLIAAGTFMLMLPCAAPAPGLKLIEAFFTATSAVCVTGLSVIDAGTGLTLFGQAVLLFLIQAGGLGIMTLSTLVILLAGKRAGLGSRNILQDTYTGSGKWSSRRILRQVVLITMGIELAGAAVMFPKFLETLEPAKAAWYALFHSVSAFCNAGFALFPDSLSAYIGEPVVNVTVIFLIIGGGMGFLVITEVWETLKSGKLKFSRLSLHTKLALSATLVLLLTGTFIFLVMERGNTLAGLPLGEKCLASLFQSVTTRTAGFNTVDTGALTNESLSLFMLFMFIGACPGSCAGGIKATTAGALLLLGISRIKGKEEPEVFGRTIPAEDINRAANILMLGMGAVIIGAMVLFMTEAQGISKIDGHAGFAEIVFETVSAFGTAGLSMGITADFSISGKLVLCAIMFIGRLGPLFMGAALVRHSPSRIRYARENIMTG from the coding sequence ATGTTAAAAAAACGCAGAAAAATACAACAGACATCCAGGCTCTCACCGGCGGCCATGACCATTGCAGGCTTTCTGGGTCTCATCGCCGCAGGCACTTTCATGCTCATGCTGCCCTGTGCCGCCCCGGCCCCCGGGCTTAAATTGATTGAAGCCTTTTTCACGGCCACCTCGGCGGTGTGTGTCACAGGCCTGTCGGTGATTGATGCCGGCACGGGGCTCACCCTGTTCGGACAGGCGGTCCTCCTTTTCCTTATCCAGGCCGGGGGGCTGGGCATCATGACCCTGTCCACCCTGGTGATTCTCCTCGCCGGGAAACGTGCCGGCCTGGGGAGCCGAAATATTCTCCAGGACACCTACACCGGCAGCGGGAAATGGTCTTCGCGCAGGATTCTCCGCCAGGTGGTATTGATCACCATGGGAATTGAACTGGCCGGGGCAGCAGTCATGTTTCCTAAGTTCCTTGAGACACTGGAACCTGCAAAAGCAGCCTGGTACGCCCTTTTCCATTCTGTGTCGGCTTTCTGCAACGCCGGATTCGCCCTGTTTCCCGACAGCCTGAGCGCCTATATCGGGGAACCTGTGGTCAATGTCACCGTCATCTTCCTAATCATCGGGGGCGGCATGGGGTTTTTGGTGATCACCGAAGTATGGGAGACACTGAAATCGGGGAAGTTAAAATTTTCCAGGCTGAGCCTGCACACCAAACTGGCCCTCTCGGCGACGCTGGTGCTCCTCCTCACCGGCACCTTCATCTTTCTGGTCATGGAACGGGGCAACACCCTGGCAGGCCTGCCCCTGGGAGAAAAATGCCTGGCGTCCCTCTTCCAATCCGTAACCACCCGCACCGCCGGGTTCAATACCGTGGATACAGGAGCACTTACCAATGAAAGCCTCTCTTTGTTCATGCTTTTCATGTTCATCGGGGCCTGCCCAGGCTCCTGTGCCGGGGGCATCAAGGCCACAACGGCAGGGGCCCTGCTGTTGCTGGGCATCTCCCGGATAAAGGGCAAGGAAGAGCCCGAAGTCTTCGGCAGAACCATCCCGGCCGAGGACATCAACCGGGCCGCCAATATCCTCATGCTGGGCATGGGAGCCGTCATCATCGGCGCCATGGTGCTGTTCATGACCGAGGCCCAGGGGATTTCAAAAATAGACGGCCACGCGGGGTTTGCGGAAATCGTATTTGAAACCGTGTCGGCCTTCGGCACTGCCGGACTCTCCATGGGAATCACCGCGGACTTTTCCATTTCCGGAAAGCTTGTCCTCTGCGCCATCATGTTTATAGGCCGGCTGGGCCCCCTGTTCATGGGCGCCGCCCTGGTCCGCCATTCCCCTTCCCGGATCCGGTATGCCCGGGAAAATATAATGACAGGATAA
- a CDS encoding bifunctional metallophosphatase/5'-nucleotidase: MNRSRVKKIYVDVDDVVSRTTETYPRIVASEFGKTVSFDDLTTFDLRASFQLTDNEFHYFFDRVHQEELLISFDPVAGAVEGLRAWAEQGHAIDIVTGRPTSAREVTLAWLDRHRVPYENFIMVDKYSRPGNDPAVAVSKAELAGRHYDLAVEDSADMALFLAQNMGVATALIDKPWNRTCPDHVKIIRCRTWEEIISRWA; the protein is encoded by the coding sequence GGACGATGTGGTGTCCAGAACCACGGAGACCTATCCAAGGATTGTGGCATCGGAGTTCGGGAAGACCGTATCCTTTGACGATTTGACCACCTTTGACCTGAGGGCCTCTTTTCAGCTCACGGATAATGAGTTCCATTATTTTTTCGACCGGGTCCACCAGGAAGAGCTGCTCATCAGCTTCGATCCTGTGGCAGGGGCGGTTGAGGGCTTGAGGGCCTGGGCAGAGCAGGGCCATGCCATTGATATTGTCACGGGCCGCCCCACCTCGGCCCGGGAGGTGACCCTGGCCTGGCTGGACCGCCACAGGGTGCCCTATGAGAATTTCATCATGGTGGACAAGTACAGCCGGCCGGGAAACGATCCCGCCGTGGCCGTATCCAAGGCGGAACTGGCTGGCAGGCATTATGACCTGGCCGTGGAGGATTCCGCGGATATGGCCTTGTTTCTGGCGCAGAATATGGGGGTGGCCACGGCTCTGATTGACAAGCCCTGGAACAGGACCTGCCCGGACCATGTAAAGATCATCCGGTGCCGTACCTGGGAGGAGATTATATCCAGATGGGCCTGA
- a CDS encoding Lrp/AsnC family transcriptional regulator has product MKFDKLMDDIGEKILGALEADARISYSRLGKIAGLSTPAVTERVRKMEEAGIITGYHARVCREEEPPGVTAFIELDVPAAVYDRVKHTAEGLSQVLECHHISGKAAFILKVRVKAVPDLEDLVSRFSPFGRTRTSIVLSSSKEL; this is encoded by the coding sequence CTGAAGTTTGACAAGCTGATGGACGATATCGGAGAGAAGATCCTTGGGGCCCTTGAGGCCGATGCCAGGATTTCTTACAGCCGACTGGGCAAGATTGCAGGACTGTCCACCCCGGCCGTGACCGAACGGGTGCGAAAAATGGAAGAGGCGGGCATCATCACCGGATACCATGCCAGGGTCTGCCGTGAAGAAGAGCCCCCCGGTGTCACGGCATTCATTGAACTGGATGTCCCGGCTGCGGTTTACGACCGGGTGAAACATACGGCAGAAGGCCTTTCCCAGGTGCTTGAATGCCATCATATCAGCGGTAAGGCCGCCTTTATCCTCAAGGTCCGGGTCAAGGCTGTGCCCGACCTGGAAGATCTGGTCTCCAGGTTCAGCCCCTTTGGCAGGACCCGTACCAGTATCGTGCTGTCCTCCTCAAAGGAATTGTAG